A stretch of Polypterus senegalus isolate Bchr_013 chromosome 3, ASM1683550v1, whole genome shotgun sequence DNA encodes these proteins:
- the LOC120524968 gene encoding T cell receptor beta chain MC.7.G5-like, with protein MCYSGAATLFFGDGTRITVIEQNVSLPHIKILEPVPYKSNEFVTLVCLASDFYPDHIELTWEINKKKTTDNAKSDYEAVQSKDQTYRISSRLRVSKKVWCNADNVFTCVAKFYNETDNAIYITDHVSGKGKLKKDVKSTKFAYILLLCKSCLYGLIILFLIWKLKHSSRKQS; from the exons ATGTGCTATAGTGGTGCTGCAACACTGTTTTTCGGAGATGGAACCAGGATAACTGTCATAG AACAAAATGTTTCCCTGCCTCATATTAAAATACTTGAGCCAGTGCCATACAAATCTAATGAGTTTGTGACTCTGGTGTGCCTGGCCTCTGACTTCTACCCTGACCATATTGAACTGACATGGGAAATCAATAAGAAGAAAACAACTGATAATGCAAAGTCTGATTATGAAGCAGTGCAATCAAAGGATCAAACATACAGAATAAGCAGCAGACTGAGGGTGTCAAAAAAGGTTTGGTGCAATGCAGATAATGTGTTCACCTGTGTGGCCAAGTTTTACAATGAGACTGATAACGCCATATACATAACAGATCATGTCAGTGGAAAAG gcaAACTGAAGAAAGATGTGAAGAGTACAAAGTTTGCATATATTCTACTTTTGTGTAAAAGTTGCTTGTATGGGCTGATAATCCTTTTCCTCATTTGGAAATTAAAG CATTCTTCAAGAAAACAAtcatga